In Actinoplanes derwentensis, the following proteins share a genomic window:
- a CDS encoding LysR family transcriptional regulator, producing MARHADLNMLTALDALLTECSVTRAAERLQISQPAMSSALARLRRHFGDDLLIRAGQSYQLTPLAARLAAAAADVVAAADQVLSAQPDFDPVQSRRTFTVIMSDYAVTVLGAAVAALIDQRAPHVRLHVQPTTRQNVDQAADELREVDLLVLPHGIVTGLPHHNLYQDEWACLVDAAADAELTVEDLAVRSWVLTYHDGTAITTGARELRTHGIDLDARLVVESYTVLPALIAGTDRVALIQRQLGAAMAESGRVRMVECPFPTAPVVEAMWWHPGHENDPAHRWLRRCFADAAIEVQQ from the coding sequence ATGGCCCGCCATGCCGATCTCAACATGTTGACCGCGCTGGACGCGTTGCTCACCGAATGCAGCGTCACCCGGGCCGCCGAGCGGCTGCAGATCAGCCAGCCCGCGATGAGTTCGGCGCTGGCCCGGCTCCGCCGGCACTTCGGCGACGACCTGCTCATCCGGGCCGGGCAGAGCTACCAGCTCACCCCGCTCGCGGCCAGGCTCGCCGCCGCGGCCGCCGACGTGGTCGCGGCCGCCGATCAGGTTCTCAGCGCCCAACCCGACTTCGATCCCGTGCAGTCGCGGCGCACGTTCACCGTGATCATGTCCGACTACGCCGTGACCGTCCTCGGCGCCGCGGTGGCCGCGTTGATCGACCAGCGGGCGCCACACGTGCGCCTGCATGTCCAGCCGACCACCCGGCAGAACGTCGATCAGGCCGCCGACGAACTGCGTGAGGTCGACCTGCTGGTGCTGCCGCACGGCATCGTCACCGGCCTGCCGCACCACAACCTGTATCAGGACGAGTGGGCCTGTCTGGTCGACGCCGCCGCGGACGCCGAGCTGACCGTCGAGGACCTGGCCGTTCGGTCCTGGGTGCTGACCTACCATGACGGCACGGCGATCACCACCGGCGCCCGGGAGTTGCGTACCCACGGCATCGACCTCGACGCCCGGTTGGTAGTCGAGAGTTACACGGTGCTGCCCGCTCTGATCGCCGGCACCGACCGGGTCGCTCTGATCCAACGGCAGCTCGGCGCGGCGATGGCCGAGAGCGGCCGGGTCCGGATGGTGGAGTGCCCGTTCCCGACGGCGCCGGTCGTCGAGGCGATGTGGTGGCATCCGGGACATGAGAACGATCCCGCCCATCGATGGCTGCGCCGGTGTTTCGCGGACGCGGCCATCGAGGTCCAGCAGTGA